One genomic region from Salvia hispanica cultivar TCC Black 2014 chromosome 2, UniMelb_Shisp_WGS_1.0, whole genome shotgun sequence encodes:
- the LOC125206786 gene encoding protein PLASTID REDOX INSENSITIVE 2, chloroplastic-like: protein MYMNSNSACALHDATTNSEIHMASIGSLHFLPPSSFPAIKPVSDCAAILRQTSVFIRTPPQRKTPSVIRKAIQSQSHKNCVYPDPIPEFAAAESEKFKAELLKELSKQRETFGNDLRMVVDVCAEIFSEFLHKDYGGPGTLLIEPFTDMMLAIKDRKLAGAALAARASLLWAQSYVDRDWEDWNSKQHK, encoded by the exons ATGTACATGAATAGTAACTCTGCTTGTGCTTTGCACGATG CCACAACCAACTCAGAAATCCATATGGCGTCCATAGGAAGTCTCCACTTCCTACCGCCCTCGTCGTTTCCCGCCATAAAACCAGTCTCCGACTGCGCTGCTATCCTGCGCCAGACCTCCGTTTTCATACGCACCCCACCGCAGAGGAAAACTCCTTCCGTTATTCGGAAAGCTATCCAATCTCAGAGTCACAAAAATTGCGTCTATCCCGATCCCATCCCTGAATTCGCAGCTGCC GAGTCGGAGAAGTTCAAAGCTGAATTGCTGAAGGAACTGTCGAAGCAAAGAGAAACCTTCGGAAACGATCTTCGTATGGTTGTCGATGTTTGTGCAGAG ATATTCAGTGAATTCCTACATAAGGATTATGGAGGACCTGGAACATTATTGATTGAGCCTTTCACAGATATGATGTTGGCAATCAAGGATAGAAAACTGGCTGGAGCAGCATTGGCTGCTCGAGCCTCGTTGCTGTGGGCACAGAGCTATGTTGATCGTGATTGGGAAGATTGGAACTCCAAACAGCACAAATGA
- the LOC125203556 gene encoding uncharacterized protein LOC125203556: MGNCQAVDAAALVIQHPSGKQERMYWPIPASEVMKTNPGHYVSLIIPLPSPDEGSDEQRTVRYTRVKLLRPTDTLVLGRAYRLVTTQEVVKVIRAKKHARSKRNQSDSDQNTEANLDKDATNSEHEARASSMSKNNQGRRSDRHKQRSGSTNPAAGRLKSWQPSLQSISEFGS, translated from the exons ATGGGGAATTGCCAAGCAGTAGATGCAGCAGCATTGGTGATACAACATCCTAGTGGGAAGCAGGAGAGGATGTACTGGCCAATCCCAGCCAGTGAAGTAATGAAGACCAACCCGGGCCACTACGTGTCTCTCATAATCCCTCTACCATCCCCCGATGAGGGTTCAGATGAGCAGAGGACCGTTAGGTATACGCGTGTTAAGCTTCTCCGCCCGACTGATACTCTAGTATTGGGCAGAGCTTACCGGCTCGTCACTACTCAAG AGGTTGTGAAAGTGATCAGAGCAAAGAAGCACGCACGGAGCAAGAGAAACCAGTCGGATTCAGATCAAAACACAGAGGCAAATTTAGATAAGGATGCTACCAATTCTGAGCACGAGGCGAGAGCATCTTCAATGTCCAAGAACAATCAG GGAAGAAGATCCGACAGACACAAACAAAGATCAGGGTCGACAAATCCTGCTGCAGGACGACTCAAATCATGGCAACCATCTCTACAGAGCATTTCTGAGTTCGGAAGCTAA